Below is a window of Agathobacter rectalis ATCC 33656 DNA.
TGAGCATGTGGACGATTATGAGGTGGTAAGAAGCCATAATTCGGGGCCGCTGCAACATGATGCTTTTTCCTGGGAGATAATGGGCGGAAGTATCATAAAGGCGGATGGGCTGGACAAAAACAGTGTGCGCCTTGACAAGACACTCAGAAACTGGATAGGCAGCATGGATGAGGCGCAGCGAAAGCAGTTTGTAAATGTGCTTTTTTCAATAGCATCGGACTCCAATTTTGAGAACCTTGACCAGATGTCATTTAAGCAGCTCATTGAGATGATAAAGGCTGCCGATGATCTGTCAAAGGCTGACTGGAGCATGCTTAAGGATACAGTAAGACTCCTGATTTCTGCCGGTGTCGGCGTGGTCAGGGATGAAAAGGAGAAATAAATGTTAAATCAGTTTTCAAGAACACAGCTTTTGCTTGGAAAAGAGGCGATGGATAGGCTAAAGGGCGCAAGAGTCGCAGTATTTGGAATAGGAGGAGTGGGCGGATATGTCTGCGAGGCACTAGTCAGAAGCGGCGTGGGAGCGATTGACCTTATCGATGATGACAAGGTGTGTCTTACAAACCTAAACAGGCAGATAATCGCAACCCGAAAGACCATAGGAAAATACAAGACAGATGTGATGGAGGAGAGGATTCAAGATATTAATCCTGATGTCAGTGTCGTGACGCACAGGTGCTTCTTTTTGCCGGAAAATGCTGATGAATTTCCGTTTGAAGAGTATGATTATATAGTTGACGCGGTTGATACGGTCACGGCAAAGATTGCGCTTGTCATGAAGGCACAGGAGAAAAATGTCCCTATCATAAGCAGCATGGGAGCGGGAAATAAGCTGGATGCAAGTGCATTTAAGGTGGCTGATATATATAAGACCAGCATGTGTCCTCTTGCAAAGGTCATGCGCCGTGAGCTTAAAAAACGTGGCGTGAAAAAGCTCAAGGTGGTATACTCTGAGGAGAAGCCTACAAGACCGATAGAGGATATGTCTATAAGCTGCAGAAGCAACTGCATCTGCCCGCCGGGTGCCGAACACAAGTGCACGCAGCGCAGGGATATTCCCGGAAGCCTTGCATTTGTACCATCAGTGGCAGGACTTATCATCGCGGGCGAGGTGGTACAGGACATAGCCTTTGACAGGGTATGATGAAGAATACAATTACGAAAAGAGAGGAATAAAAATGCCAGTATTTGATTTTAGCGATACACCGGTAGCAAACGAGCATCCGGAGTGTACATATGAGACATTTCATTCGACAGAGACCAGGGCATCGGCCGATAAACCGATTGTTGTGATAGACAATAAGCAAAAGGAGTGGGCGCACCATGCGCTCGGTATGTTTACAAATCCGATAAAGCGTACATCCTTTGAATTTGAGGATGGTGATGGGGTGACCAGTGCAGATATCCTGCGCATTGATTCCCGCTTCGTTAGCCTTTTTAAGTGGCTTGGCGAAAATCACATAAAGGTACAGCTTTCAGGAGCCAATACACCTGACGGATACGCAGTATACAGGGTGAGGGAGGTGGCTCTCGGCAGAGGCACAAAGCTGTCTGCAGAGGACGGATTCCTGCAGTATATGATGGAAAGGCTCTTTGCCAGCACCATGCCTGAGGATGAACCCGACCTCGATGATTACGAGGAAGAGGGCGACAGCATGAAGCTCACCAGTATACAGAGCATCACAGATTTCATGACCTGTGCAGGCCGTACACTGCCTGACAATATACTGCTGTGGGCCAGAAGAAATCTGGCAGTTGCGCGTTCAAGCGAGGTATCACCTGAGGAGAGACGCCATGCGCAGAGAGCACTTTCCATCATGATGAATATCCAGTGGAAGGGAAATTACTTTGAGGCAATTGACCCTGTGGAGGCAAGGCGCATACTCGATGAGGAGCTCTATGGAATGGAGAGCGTGAAGCAGAGAATCATTGAGACCATTATCCAGATAAACAGGACTCATACACTTCCTGCCTACGGACTGCTTCTCTGTGGACCGGCAGGAACCGGAAAGTCACAGATTGCATATGCTGTTGCACGTATACTCAAGCTTCCATGGACCACACTCGATATGAGCTCCATAAATGATGCAGAGCAGCTCACAGGAAGCTCAAGAATCTATTCAAATGCAAAGCCGGGAATCATTATGGAGGCATTTTCACAGGCGGGAGAGTCAAATCTTGTATTTATCATCAATGAGCTCGACAAGGCCTCAAGCAAAAACGGTAACGGAAATCCGGCAGATGTGCTTTTGACACTGCTTGACAATCTGGGCTTTACAGACAACTATATGGAGTGTATGGTGCCGACCGTCGGAGTATATCCGATTGCAACAGCCAATGATAAATCCCAGATTTCTGCACCGCTTATGTCACGTTTTGCGGTGATTGATATTCCGGACTATACCGATGAAGAGAAGAAGGTCATCTTCCAGCGATTTGCCCTGCGCAAGGTATTTGAGCGAATGGGAATGAAGGAGGAGGAGTGCGTTCTCACAGAGGACGGACTTGATGCAGTGATTAAGCTTCACGAGAACACATCGGGCATAAGAGATCTCGAGCAGGCTGCAGAGCATCTGGCAGCAAATGCACTTTATCAGATAGAGGTTGATAAGGTGAAGCAGGTGGTATTTGACGCTGAGGCTGTTTTTGAGCTTTTAGGCTAGCAGGATATGATTACGGATACAGGAATTGTTACGAAAATAAAAGGAGATTGTCAGGATGAGAGAATTTGGAAAATCCAGAAAATTAGATAATGTGCTTTATGATGTTAGAGGACCGGTGGTGGATGAGGCGGCCCGCATGGAGGAAAACGGCACAAATGTGTTGAAGCTCAATATAGGAAATCCTGCGCCGTTTGGCTTCAGGACACCTGATGAGGTGATATATGATATGTCTCGCCAGCTCACGGACTGTGAGGGGTATTCCAACTCCAAGGGACTTTTTTCTGCAAGAAAGGCAATCATGCAATATGCACAGCTCAAAAAGCTTCCTAATGTGACGGTTGAGGATATCTATACCGGAAACGGAGTCAGCGAGCTTATAAACCTAAGCATGTCGGCGCTTCTTGACAATGGTGATGAGGTGCTTGTGCCGGCACCGGACTATCCGCTTTGGACAGCCTGCGTTACACTTGCAGGAGGCACGGCAGTGCACTATATCTGTGATGAGCAGTCAGAGTGGTATCCGGACATAGAGGATATCAAAAAGAAGATTACAGACAAGACCAAGGCCATCGTAATAATAAACCCTAACAACCCTACGGGAGCGCTCTATCCGAGGGAGGTGCTGCAGCAGATAGTTGATGTGGCAAGAGAGCACGAGCTCATGATTTTTTCGGACGAGATATATGACAGGCTTGTGATGGATGACTATGAGCATGTGTCTATTGCATCGCTTGCACCTGACCTCTTCTGTGTGACCTTCAGCGGACTTTCGAAGTCACATATGATAGCAGGTTATCGTATCGGATGGATGGTTTTAAGCGGCAACAAGGCGCTCGGAAAGGACTATATCGAGGGACTCAACATGCTCTCAAACATGCGTCTTTGCTCGAATGTTCCGGCGCAGTCGATAGTGCAGACAGCTTTAGGCGGATATCAGAGTGTAGGCGAGTATATTGTGCCGGGCGGACGAATCTATGAGCAGAGAGAGTACGTCTACAAGGCATTAAACGATATACCGGGAATTTCGGCAGTAAAGCCAAAGGCAGCATTTTACATATTCCCAAAGATTGATACTGCAAGGTTCAACATCACAAACGATGAACAGTTTGCACTCGATCTGCTTCGTGAGAAGAAGATACTCATCATCCACGGCGGCGGCTTCAACTGGGATAAGCCTGATCATTTCAGAGTGGTATATCTGCCTCGAACAGAGATATTAAAGGATGCCACAGGTAAGCTTGCAGACTTTTTGTCTTCATATAAGCAGAAATAATTATTGGCATAGATAATTATAAAACATATGATATAAAACATATAACATATAACATATAAGCTCCGGCACAGAAAACTTTTTGTTCTGACCGGAGTTTTTATATTATGCTGTAATATTTTTTAAAAGTAACCTACCTGTAACTTTACATAATGTATTATACACTTGTATCGCGGGGCGGCTGCACTTTAAAGGACAGACCGCACAGAACTCAAAAATGCATAGAGAAGAAAAGGAGAATTAAATGGAACTGCTTAGAGTAGAACACTTATCAAAAATATACGGAGCCGGAGAAAATCAGGTCAAGGCTTTGGACGATGTGTCATTGAGCGTGGAAAAGGGAGAGTTTGTGGCAATTGTAGGGGCGAGCGGCTCCGGAAAATCCACACTGCTTCATCTGCTCGGAGGTGTTGACAGGCCAACAAGCGGAAAGGTGTATATAAACGGCACTGATATTTTTGCAATGAATGATGATGAGCTTGCCATATTCAGAAGAAGACAGGTAGGCATCATTTATCAGTTTTATAATCTGATACCTATATTAAATGTGGAAGAAAACATGGCAATTCCGATGGAGCTTGATGGGAGAAAGGTGGAAAAAGCGCAGATGGATGACATGCTTTTGCGCCTTGGACTTACAGAGAGACGTACTCATCTGCCAAATGAGCTTTCAGGAGGACAGCAGCAGCGCACATCTATAGGAAGAGCCCTGATTACGAGACCATCTATAGTGCTCGCGGATGAGCCGACCGGAAACCTGGATACCAAGGCAAGCAACGAGATTATGCATCTCTTAAAGACCTCAAACCGTGAGCTCAACCAGACAATCATTATGATTACACATAATATGGAGCTTGCAAAGGCGGCTGACCGCACAATAATGATAGAGGATGGTAAAATCAGATGAATTTGATGAAGACACTCACATTAAAAAACTTAAAGCTCAACAGGAAAAGAACTATTGTCACGATAGTCGGAATAATTCTGGCAACAGCACTTTTGTCGGCGCTTGTCACACTTGTGTCAAGCTTTCAGTACAGTATGATTGAATACCAGAAGCAAAAGGGCGGCGACTTTCATGTGAAATTTTCGAATGTGAAAATGTCTGAGCTTTCGGAGTTTAAAAACAACAGAAATATTGAAAGCACATTTGAGACAATGGGAATGGGCTTTGCAAAGCTGGATGGCTGCAAGAATGAGGATAAGCCATATGCATATGTCATGGCAACAGATGAGGCCGGCTTTGAGAGGGGCTGCTTTAAACTGATAGAGGGCCGCATGGCAAAAAATGAGGATGAGATAGTCA
It encodes the following:
- a CDS encoding aminotransferase class I/II-fold pyridoxal phosphate-dependent enzyme codes for the protein MREFGKSRKLDNVLYDVRGPVVDEAARMEENGTNVLKLNIGNPAPFGFRTPDEVIYDMSRQLTDCEGYSNSKGLFSARKAIMQYAQLKKLPNVTVEDIYTGNGVSELINLSMSALLDNGDEVLVPAPDYPLWTACVTLAGGTAVHYICDEQSEWYPDIEDIKKKITDKTKAIVIINPNNPTGALYPREVLQQIVDVAREHELMIFSDEIYDRLVMDDYEHVSIASLAPDLFCVTFSGLSKSHMIAGYRIGWMVLSGNKALGKDYIEGLNMLSNMRLCSNVPAQSIVQTALGGYQSVGEYIVPGGRIYEQREYVYKALNDIPGISAVKPKAAFYIFPKIDTARFNITNDEQFALDLLREKKILIIHGGGFNWDKPDHFRVVYLPRTEILKDATGKLADFLSSYKQK
- a CDS encoding ABC transporter ATP-binding protein: MELLRVEHLSKIYGAGENQVKALDDVSLSVEKGEFVAIVGASGSGKSTLLHLLGGVDRPTSGKVYINGTDIFAMNDDELAIFRRRQVGIIYQFYNLIPILNVEENMAIPMELDGRKVEKAQMDDMLLRLGLTERRTHLPNELSGGQQQRTSIGRALITRPSIVLADEPTGNLDTKASNEIMHLLKTSNRELNQTIIMITHNMELAKAADRTIMIEDGKIR
- a CDS encoding ThiF family adenylyltransferase → MLNQFSRTQLLLGKEAMDRLKGARVAVFGIGGVGGYVCEALVRSGVGAIDLIDDDKVCLTNLNRQIIATRKTIGKYKTDVMEERIQDINPDVSVVTHRCFFLPENADEFPFEEYDYIVDAVDTVTAKIALVMKAQEKNVPIISSMGAGNKLDASAFKVADIYKTSMCPLAKVMRRELKKRGVKKLKVVYSEEKPTRPIEDMSISCRSNCICPPGAEHKCTQRRDIPGSLAFVPSVAGLIIAGEVVQDIAFDRV
- a CDS encoding AAA family ATPase translates to MPVFDFSDTPVANEHPECTYETFHSTETRASADKPIVVIDNKQKEWAHHALGMFTNPIKRTSFEFEDGDGVTSADILRIDSRFVSLFKWLGENHIKVQLSGANTPDGYAVYRVREVALGRGTKLSAEDGFLQYMMERLFASTMPEDEPDLDDYEEEGDSMKLTSIQSITDFMTCAGRTLPDNILLWARRNLAVARSSEVSPEERRHAQRALSIMMNIQWKGNYFEAIDPVEARRILDEELYGMESVKQRIIETIIQINRTHTLPAYGLLLCGPAGTGKSQIAYAVARILKLPWTTLDMSSINDAEQLTGSSRIYSNAKPGIIMEAFSQAGESNLVFIINELDKASSKNGNGNPADVLLTLLDNLGFTDNYMECMVPTVGVYPIATANDKSQISAPLMSRFAVIDIPDYTDEEKKVIFQRFALRKVFERMGMKEEECVLTEDGLDAVIKLHENTSGIRDLEQAAEHLAANALYQIEVDKVKQVVFDAEAVFELLG